In Zingiber officinale cultivar Zhangliang chromosome 1A, Zo_v1.1, whole genome shotgun sequence, a genomic segment contains:
- the LOC122007074 gene encoding uncharacterized protein LOC122007074, which produces MEFLCGRRAASPPGNGSAPSDARPSGKKAVTSAAPDKRRSRRAALPLWRPSLPSISEDGASAGSPTPAAVKSGGAGRKMVKKKPNSSKPPAVKDVYKYVNMHELHFGSLPTFAPTAFLF; this is translated from the exons ATGGAGTTCCTCTGCGGCCGCCGCGCCGCCTCTCCGCCGGGGAACGGGTCAGCGCCGTCGGACGCGCGGCCTTCAGGGAAAAAGGCCGTGACTTCGGCAGCGCCGGATAAGCGGCGTAGTCGAAGGGCGGCGCTACCACTGTGGAGGCCGTCTCTTCCGTCCATCTCGGAGGACGGCGCCTCCGCAGGGTCGCCGACGCCGGCGGCAGTGAAGAGTGGCGGAGCGGGAAGAAAGATGGTCAAGAAGAAGCCGAATTCATCGAAGCCGCCGGCGGTTAAGGACGTCTACAAGTACGTCAACATGCACGAACT GCATTTTGGATCGCTGCCCACGTTTGCTCCAACAGCCTTTCTATTCTGA
- the LOC122000328 gene encoding zinc finger MYM-type protein 1-like, whose translation MSRRSANRLIGKVSPHQQENSEGSVGATASTVDHRPSSTEEIKKERRAESILDIVDCSTSITLVNEGFDNWKRVNQGKTCAFLAHIGSATSSPHIMCERKAENLMRPSQHIDNVMHAQSKEEKEKNCLRLRTSIVTVRWLALQGCAFRGNDESLSSSNRGNFLELVKAFAKMSTEIDEVVLENAPKNAQYIAPEIQKEILHIMANRVRKMVREEVSDKCFCILVDEARDISKREQMTIILRFVNNYGVLTERFFAIKSVSDTTSLNLKKEISNVLVHHDLQVKKIIGQGYDGASNMRGAWNGLQALFLRDCPYAYYVHCFTHRLQLTLVSAAKDVSVIWEFFSHLDNIVNIVTSSTKCIAELHTAQRIEIEHMLAIGERDSGSGANQIGNLQRAGATRWSSHYDSVKSLIGMYAATCKVFEVLSDHSPNGRAKAEVRGIYRNMAIFEFVFILHLMHKIMRTTDTLCQILQRKSQDILSAVTFVSTTKTILQELRECGWEEFLHEVKVFCTRNEIDVPDLDCLYKIGRSRQQTTVEHHYHFDVFNAAIDFILVELNTRFNESSVELLSLSTALDPKNSFESINTDDICKLATKFYPEDFTNQDIIALKYELVHYKLDVIQNLKASTLVELCQQLTESGRSKVYVMLTRLIHLVLTLPVSTATTERAFSAMKNVKTALRNKMEDEFLEDSCRSGLPVIYCKTYGYNRNKLPGAVGFSRVVDVIVAKVPCDSSLPFDHVAPPYIEWPRST comes from the exons ATGAGTCGGCGATCGGCGAATAGGCTAATCGGCAAGGTATCACCGCATCAGCAAGAGAACTCAGAAGGAAGCGTTGGCGCGACGGCATCCACGGTCGACCATCGTCCATCATCGACAGAAGAAATCAAGAAAG AGAGGAGAGCTGAGAGCATATTGGATATTGTTGATTGTTCCACTAGCATCA CATTGGTCAATGAAGGATTTGACAATTGGAAAAGGGTAAATCAAGGAAAAACATGTGCATTTCTTGCACATATTGGTTCTGCAACTTCTTCGCCTCATATTATGTGCGAGAGAAAGGCTGAAAATTTGATGAGACCCTCGCAACATATTGATAATGTCATGCATGCCCAATCtaaagaggaaaaagaaaaaaattgtttGCGTTTGCGGACCTCAATTGTCACTGTTCGCTGGCTAGCTCTTCAAGGGTGTGCCTTTAGAGGTAATGATGAATCTCTATCTTCATCTAATCgtgggaattttcttgaattagtAAAGGCTTTTGCAAAAATGAGTACAGAAATTGATGAAGTTGTACTTGAGAATGCTCCAAAAAATGCTCAATATATCGCTCCAGAAATTCAGAAAGAGATTTTACATATTATGGCTAATAGAGTACGAAAGATGGTTCGTGAAGAAGTTAGTGATAAATGTTTCtgtattcttgttgatgaagCACGAGATATATCTAAACGAGAGCAAATGACCATTATCTTGAGGTTTGTGAATAATTATGGGGTTTTGACAGAAAGATTTTTTGCCATCAAAAGTGTTAGCGATACTACCTCATTGAACCTGaaaaaagaaatatcaaatgttCTTGTTCATCATGACCTACAAGTTAAGAAAATCATAggccaaggatatgatggtgctagCAATATGCGTGGCGCATGGAATGGACTTCAGGCATTATTTCTCAGAGATTGTCCCTATGCATACTATGTCCATTGCTTTACCCATCgattacaactcacattagtttctgcAGCCAAGGATGTCAGTGTTATTTGGGAATTCTTTTCTCATTTGGATAATATAGTAAATATTGTTACTTCTTCTACTAAATGCATTGCTGAGTTACATACTGCACAGAGAATTGAAATCGAGCATATGTTGGCAATTGGAGAACGTGATTCTGGAAGTGGGGCTAATCAGATTGGTAATTTGCAGCGAGCGGGAGCTACTCGTTGGAGTTCTCACTATGACTCAGTAAAAAGCTTGATAGGTATGTATGCTGCAACTTGCAAAGTTTTTGAAGTTCTTAGTGACCATTCTCCAAATGGAAGGGCTAAGGCTGAAGTTCGGGGGATTTATAGAAACATGGCAATTTTTGAATTTGTGTTCATTTTGCATTTAATGCATAAAATTATGAGAACAACAGATACTCTTTGTCAAATTCTTCAAAGAAAATCTCAAGATATTTTGTCTGCTGTTACATTTGTCTCTACTACCAAAACTATCCTCCAAGAACTTAGAGAATGCGGGTGGGAAGAATTTCTTCATGAAGTGAAAGTTTTTTGTACGAGAAATGAAATTGATGTGCCTGACCTTGATTGTCTATATAAGATTGGTCGTTCCCGTCAGCAAACTACAGTTGAACATCATTACCACTTTGATGTTTTTAATGCAGCAATAGATTTTATCTTGGTGGAGTTAAATACTCGATTTAATGAGTCATCAGTGGAACTTCTTTCTCTTAGTACCGCTTTAGATCCTAAAAATTCGTTTGAATCAATTAACACTGATGATATTTGCAAGCTTGCAACGAAGTTTTATCCTGAAGATTTCACAAATCAAGACATCATTGCTTTGAAGTATGAATTGGTACATTATAAACTTGATGTGATACAAAATTTGAAGGCTTCTACACTTGTTGAGTTATGTCAGCAATTAACTGAGAGTGGACGGTCAAAGGTTTATGTTATGTTGACTAGATTGATTCATCTAGTTTTGACGTTACCTGTTTCTACTGCCACTACTGAGCGAGCCTTTTCAGCAATGAAGAATGTGAAGACAGCACTTCGCAATAAAATGGAGGatgaatttcttgaagatt